In Candidatus Protochlamydia phocaeensis, a single genomic region encodes these proteins:
- the rimO gene encoding 30S ribosomal protein S12 methylthiotransferase RimO, whose translation MLPILKNQKSDDKGAPVVPARENEGASHPPLHFDGNKINFISLGCPRNLVDSEVMLGILLKAGYEVAPTLEEADYIVINTCGFLEASRQESMDTVQDVLAHRKKTAKLIVTGCMVQTHSDALKGTFPGIDYLLGSGDVEGILQAVQSTQKGQIVSSAKSYLEAGEVPRRLSTPKHYAYLKIAEGCRKRCAYCIIPTIKGPLKSKGKEQIMKEFNLLLNQGVQEIILIAQDLGDYGKETGSKNLAALLDLLKTMLSVDKPFWLRLLYLYPDEITDELIALMKSDARICPYLDMPIQHINNQMLKSMRRMTSKEDIIAIITKLRREIPDVSIRTSLIVGFPGETDEQFEELVQFIQDYPLDNVGIFKFSREPGSAAYDMANQVSDEVKEKRYHRLMQVQKKVIKKHLKKMVGKKIPVMVEGYHPETQLLMVGRHRGQCPDIDGQVLINDGRKVKSFGQIYTVEITDFSDYDLVGRVL comes from the coding sequence ATGTTACCCATTTTAAAAAATCAAAAATCCGATGATAAAGGCGCACCTGTAGTTCCTGCCAGAGAAAATGAAGGCGCGTCCCATCCTCCCCTTCACTTTGATGGCAATAAAATTAATTTTATTAGCCTGGGCTGTCCGCGCAATTTAGTCGATAGTGAAGTGATGCTGGGAATTTTGCTTAAAGCCGGCTATGAAGTCGCTCCTACTTTGGAAGAGGCCGATTATATTGTCATCAATACATGTGGATTCTTAGAGGCTTCTCGCCAAGAATCGATGGACACGGTTCAAGATGTGCTTGCCCATCGCAAAAAAACTGCTAAATTGATTGTAACGGGATGCATGGTGCAGACACATAGCGACGCCCTTAAAGGGACGTTTCCTGGAATTGATTATCTATTAGGGTCAGGCGATGTAGAAGGCATCTTACAAGCGGTCCAATCGACCCAGAAAGGACAAATTGTCTCTTCGGCAAAAAGCTATTTAGAAGCAGGGGAAGTCCCCCGTCGCCTTTCTACTCCTAAGCATTATGCCTATTTGAAAATTGCCGAAGGCTGCCGCAAGCGCTGCGCTTATTGCATTATTCCAACAATTAAGGGACCTTTGAAGAGTAAAGGCAAAGAGCAGATCATGAAGGAATTCAACCTTTTGCTCAATCAGGGAGTCCAAGAAATTATTTTAATTGCTCAAGATCTTGGCGATTACGGCAAAGAAACAGGCTCTAAAAATCTTGCCGCCCTGCTCGATCTTTTAAAGACAATGCTGAGTGTGGATAAACCTTTTTGGCTGCGGCTATTATATCTTTATCCCGATGAAATTACAGACGAGCTTATTGCATTAATGAAAAGCGATGCGCGCATTTGTCCTTATTTGGACATGCCGATCCAGCATATCAACAATCAAATGTTAAAATCGATGCGGCGGATGACTTCTAAAGAAGACATCATTGCCATTATTACTAAATTGCGCCGTGAGATTCCGGATGTCTCTATTCGAACAAGCTTAATTGTTGGGTTTCCCGGAGAAACAGATGAACAATTTGAAGAGCTGGTCCAGTTTATTCAGGACTATCCTTTGGATAACGTCGGAATTTTTAAATTCTCGCGCGAACCCGGCTCTGCCGCTTATGACATGGCTAACCAAGTGTCGGATGAGGTTAAGGAAAAGCGTTACCACCGCTTGATGCAAGTGCAGAAAAAAGTGATCAAAAAGCATTTAAAGAAAATGGTCGGCAAGAAAATTCCGGTCATGGTCGAAGGTTATCACCCTGAGACTCAGCTTTTGATGGTGGGCAGGCATCGCGGTCAATGTCCGGACATTGATGGCCAAGTACTTATCAATGATGGACGCAAAGTCAAAAGTTTTGGTCAAATTTATACGGTAGAAATTACCGATTTTTCCGATTACGATTTAGTCGGACGCGTGCTCTAG
- a CDS encoding AMP-binding protein: MKKLLAFLLLYFMRMTLWFRYRVTIKGLENLNPHTLNKPGGVLFLPNHPTVFVDPTLVTLAIWRKYPIRPMIVEYMYYTPMIHWCMKLMNALPVPNFVTSSNSLKKKRADQVIETVIEDLKRKENFLIYPAGKVKHQAKEIIGASGVHRIIQAVPEANVVLVRTTGLWGSSFSRALTGKTPPMFATIFQGIKIALKNLIFFTPRREVTIEFVPADSTFPYQASRLEMNRYLEKWYNRPDGLTPQTGEEPGESLYLVSYSMWKEELPKIKSLDEYSVEIDLNKIPLEVQDKVKHKLFEMTQMPADQIKPDMSLSADLGLDSLDNAELIAFLDDNFDVAGVPVGELTTVGKVMALAAKQVAFGEQLEEEHENLTDWFQSVPHENATLPEGETLHEVFLNNCQRMGKAVACGDGRAGVITYNQAKVRVLLLADYIRTLPGEYIGILLPSSVAAYFTILACQLAGKIPLLINWTVGPRHLETVRALSKVQVVLSSWAFLDRLENVDLNGIEDLIVTLEDARRNFSLKHKLTAYFRSKRSTKAILSLFDVQDMNKHAKAVLLFTSGTENMPKGVPLTHENILSNQRAVAQAVHIYKDDILLGILPPFHSYGFTISGLLCLLCGVRVAYYADPTDGKGLARAIERWGATIICGAPTFLKGVFKNAQPEQLKSLRLCVSGAEKAPAELFGMVKQLEHCLLIEGYGITECSPVLTANMEGNPALGVGQPMPNVELCIVNIDTHQPIPQGQQGLILAKGPNIFSGYLNKGISTPFIFINGQQWYSTGDLGYLNPQGNLILSGRLKRFIKVGGEMVSLAAIEDALQTTIGQKAGLHQEEGPVLAVCAKEEAGEKTKIFVFTRFTTSIEEVNRSLKEAGFSNLVKVYRVQQLSEIPIMGTGKINYRALETQLSALNNSNELSKAT; encoded by the coding sequence GTGAAGAAATTGCTAGCTTTTTTGTTGCTTTACTTCATGCGCATGACTTTATGGTTTCGCTATCGAGTGACCATCAAAGGATTAGAGAATCTTAATCCACATACTCTTAATAAACCTGGTGGAGTGCTTTTTCTGCCCAATCACCCAACTGTCTTTGTTGATCCCACATTAGTCACTTTGGCCATTTGGAGAAAATACCCCATTAGGCCCATGATTGTTGAATACATGTATTACACGCCAATGATTCATTGGTGCATGAAATTAATGAATGCGCTTCCGGTCCCCAATTTTGTGACGTCCAGCAACAGCTTAAAAAAGAAACGGGCAGACCAAGTGATCGAAACTGTCATTGAAGATTTAAAAAGAAAAGAAAATTTTCTGATTTATCCTGCAGGCAAGGTCAAGCACCAGGCTAAAGAAATCATTGGGGCATCCGGGGTGCATCGCATCATTCAAGCTGTTCCAGAAGCAAATGTTGTACTAGTGCGGACAACTGGCTTATGGGGAAGCAGTTTCTCTCGCGCCCTAACGGGAAAGACCCCGCCGATGTTTGCCACGATTTTTCAAGGCATTAAGATTGCCTTAAAGAATCTCATTTTTTTTACTCCTCGCCGCGAAGTAACGATTGAATTTGTTCCTGCTGATTCCACTTTTCCTTATCAGGCTTCACGCTTAGAAATGAACCGCTATTTGGAAAAATGGTATAACCGGCCGGATGGGTTGACCCCGCAAACAGGAGAAGAGCCTGGAGAAAGCCTGTATCTTGTTTCTTATAGCATGTGGAAAGAAGAGCTTCCCAAGATTAAATCTTTGGATGAATATAGCGTCGAGATCGATTTAAATAAGATTCCGCTGGAGGTTCAAGATAAAGTTAAGCACAAGCTGTTCGAGATGACGCAAATGCCGGCTGACCAGATTAAACCGGACATGAGCTTAAGCGCGGACCTCGGATTGGATTCATTGGATAATGCGGAGCTGATCGCTTTCTTAGACGATAATTTTGACGTTGCTGGCGTCCCAGTAGGGGAACTGACGACTGTTGGAAAGGTAATGGCATTGGCTGCCAAGCAGGTTGCTTTTGGAGAGCAGCTGGAAGAAGAACATGAAAATTTGACCGATTGGTTTCAATCTGTTCCGCATGAAAATGCCACTTTGCCGGAAGGGGAAACCCTGCATGAAGTGTTTTTAAATAATTGCCAGCGCATGGGAAAGGCTGTGGCTTGTGGAGATGGCAGGGCAGGAGTGATTACCTATAACCAGGCAAAAGTCCGTGTCTTGCTCCTGGCCGACTATATTCGCACTTTGCCCGGAGAGTATATTGGCATTTTGCTTCCTTCCAGCGTAGCAGCCTACTTTACCATTCTGGCCTGCCAATTAGCTGGGAAAATTCCTTTGTTGATTAACTGGACCGTAGGCCCTCGTCATCTTGAAACGGTCCGTGCCTTATCTAAAGTCCAAGTTGTCTTGTCCTCTTGGGCTTTCTTAGACCGATTAGAGAACGTGGACTTGAATGGAATCGAAGACCTCATTGTCACATTGGAAGACGCGCGCCGCAATTTTTCTTTAAAACATAAATTGACCGCTTACTTTCGCTCTAAGCGCAGCACCAAAGCTATCCTATCGCTTTTTGACGTGCAAGATATGAACAAGCATGCAAAAGCTGTTTTATTGTTCACAAGCGGGACGGAAAATATGCCAAAAGGCGTTCCTTTAACGCATGAGAATATCTTGAGCAATCAACGCGCTGTTGCACAAGCTGTCCATATTTATAAAGACGATATTTTGCTGGGCATCCTGCCTCCTTTTCACTCCTATGGATTCACAATCAGCGGATTGCTGTGCTTGCTGTGCGGTGTGCGGGTCGCTTATTACGCCGATCCGACCGATGGCAAAGGCCTGGCCCGAGCAATTGAGCGTTGGGGGGCCACCATTATTTGCGGTGCTCCGACCTTTTTAAAGGGCGTTTTTAAGAATGCCCAACCGGAGCAATTAAAGAGCCTGCGTTTATGCGTGAGCGGAGCTGAAAAAGCGCCTGCCGAACTATTTGGCATGGTCAAACAACTGGAACACTGCCTTCTAATAGAAGGCTACGGCATTACGGAGTGTTCGCCTGTTTTGACGGCAAATATGGAAGGCAATCCGGCTTTAGGAGTTGGCCAGCCCATGCCAAATGTCGAGCTTTGCATAGTCAACATAGATACTCATCAACCCATTCCCCAAGGGCAGCAAGGATTGATTTTGGCCAAGGGACCGAATATTTTCTCCGGCTATCTGAATAAGGGAATTTCAACCCCCTTTATTTTTATCAATGGCCAGCAATGGTATTCCACAGGCGATTTGGGTTATCTAAATCCGCAAGGCAACTTGATCTTATCCGGAAGGCTTAAGCGCTTTATCAAAGTTGGAGGGGAAATGGTCAGCCTGGCTGCTATTGAAGATGCGCTGCAAACGACGATTGGGCAGAAGGCAGGTTTGCACCAAGAAGAAGGGCCTGTTCTGGCCGTTTGTGCTAAAGAAGAGGCCGGAGAAAAGACAAAGATTTTTGTCTTTACCCGTTTTACGACTTCTATTGAAGAAGTAAACCGATCTTTGAAAGAAGCGGGCTTTAGCAATCTTGTCAAGGTCTATCGCGTACAGCAGCTATCCGAAATTCCCATTATGGGGACGGGCAAGATCAATTATCGCGCTTTAGAAACCCAGCTATCGGCATTAAATAATAGCAATGAACTATCAAAGGCGACGTGA
- the lysS gene encoding lysine--tRNA ligase — MTKKPDYHEHEEFQNRLRKLTEIRQCIDPYPPKYTPTHTTQQLHREYDQAQVGHSEDAAAGTTAPVCLAGRLVLFRSMGKNAFAHLQDETGRIQIMFNRDQTQLTGYPSNPSEAAECESSAYKFIEKKIDLGDIIGIEGHLFHTHKGELTVFVKQATLLCKTLLPLADKHSGLADKELRYRKRWLDLISHLDVAQLFRTRSQILKQIRSYFDDNQFLEVETPILQSIYGGAEARPFKTELHALEQEMFMRISLEIPLKKLIVGGMNRVYEMGRVFRNEGIDRNHNPEFTLLEAYAAYWDYKDMMSFVENLFEKLAISLYGTTVVPYTPHEGAETTYVDMKAPWIRLSMKDSIKQYGNVDVDQLSDEDMRRMLEESGHCDLKKLKGLSRGLLIAALFEVLVEPHLTQPHHIYDHPIETTPLCKPHRDPKLREEGIVERFESFILSQEVCNSYTELNDPEIQRNLLELQAARRDAGDEEASPLDEEFIEAICQGMPPTGGIGIGIDRLVMILTNSHSIRDVLYFPWMKPL; from the coding sequence ATGACAAAAAAGCCTGATTATCATGAACACGAGGAATTTCAGAATCGCCTGCGCAAATTGACCGAAATTCGGCAATGCATTGATCCTTATCCTCCCAAATATACTCCTACCCATACAACCCAACAACTGCACCGGGAATATGATCAAGCGCAAGTAGGGCATAGCGAGGATGCAGCAGCAGGCACAACTGCACCTGTTTGTTTGGCCGGCCGCCTTGTGCTTTTCCGCTCAATGGGAAAAAATGCGTTTGCCCATCTGCAAGATGAAACAGGCCGCATCCAAATCATGTTTAACCGCGACCAAACACAGCTGACTGGCTATCCCTCCAATCCCAGCGAAGCAGCTGAGTGCGAATCGTCTGCCTATAAATTCATCGAAAAAAAAATTGACCTTGGCGATATCATTGGAATTGAAGGGCATCTTTTCCATACCCACAAGGGAGAGTTAACCGTTTTTGTCAAGCAAGCGACCCTGCTATGCAAAACCCTGCTTCCCCTTGCCGACAAACATAGCGGCTTAGCGGATAAAGAGCTGCGCTATCGCAAACGTTGGCTGGATTTGATTTCGCATCTCGATGTGGCTCAACTTTTCCGCACGCGCAGCCAAATTCTCAAGCAAATCCGTTCTTATTTCGACGATAATCAGTTTTTGGAAGTTGAAACGCCTATTTTGCAGAGCATTTATGGCGGAGCTGAAGCACGCCCTTTTAAAACAGAGCTCCATGCCCTTGAGCAAGAAATGTTCATGCGCATCTCTTTAGAAATCCCTTTGAAGAAGCTCATTGTAGGCGGAATGAACCGCGTCTATGAAATGGGGCGTGTCTTCCGCAATGAAGGCATTGACCGCAACCACAATCCCGAATTTACCTTGCTGGAGGCCTATGCCGCGTATTGGGACTACAAGGACATGATGAGCTTTGTTGAAAATTTATTTGAAAAACTGGCAATCAGCTTATATGGGACGACTGTGGTTCCTTATACTCCGCATGAAGGGGCTGAAACGACTTATGTCGATATGAAGGCTCCTTGGATACGCCTCAGTATGAAAGATAGCATCAAGCAATATGGCAATGTAGATGTCGATCAGCTCTCCGACGAGGACATGCGCCGTATGCTAGAAGAAAGCGGCCATTGCGACCTTAAAAAATTAAAAGGTCTTAGCCGAGGGCTGCTCATTGCCGCTTTATTTGAAGTATTGGTCGAGCCTCACCTCACTCAGCCGCACCATATCTACGACCATCCGATTGAAACTACGCCTCTTTGCAAACCCCACCGCGATCCAAAGCTGCGCGAAGAGGGCATTGTGGAGCGCTTTGAAAGCTTCATTTTATCTCAAGAGGTCTGCAACTCCTATACCGAATTGAACGATCCCGAGATTCAGCGCAACCTGCTCGAGCTCCAGGCAGCTCGCCGCGACGCTGGCGATGAGGAGGCCAGTCCGCTCGATGAAGAGTTTATTGAAGCCATTTGCCAAGGCATGCCGCCCACAGGCGGAATTGGAATCGGCATTGACCGCCTGGTCATGATCCTGACCAATTCCCACTCCATCCGAGACGTCCTTTACTTCCCTTGGATGAAGCCTTTATAG
- the cysS gene encoding cysteine--tRNA ligase, whose product MNSQIDLNQIRLKLFNTASRQKEPLVPLQDKHVRMYTCGPTVYNFAHIGNFRTYVFEDLLRRTIKFFGFAMTQVMNLTDVDDKTIKGAIAKGITLDEYTQPYKEAFFEDLKTLNIEPAEYYPAATDFIPDMIRMVQILLNKGIAYRGGDGSIYYAINKFPRYGCLSHLHLEDLQAGASERVAADEYEKDHVADFVLWKSYDPERDGQIFWDSPFGLGRPGWHLECSAMAMKLLGETIDIHVGGIDNMFPHHENEIAQSEACSGEIFAKLWMHSEHLVVDNKKMSKSLGNFYTLRDLLNKGFTGIQVRYLLLQTHYKTQLNFTFQGLESVKSSLQRLNDFIQRLYEIEGNTPGGRMEALIREALRVFAESLADDLNISAALAAIFDFVREVNGLCDAGQVSRVEADQALALMKRFNDVLGVLSFEKREEEIPADLQEAFSRRLQARAEKNWKLADELRDFIHQRGYLIEDTPHGARLKKA is encoded by the coding sequence ATGAATTCTCAAATTGATTTAAACCAGATTCGGCTGAAGCTTTTTAACACCGCTTCCCGCCAGAAAGAGCCGCTTGTCCCGCTTCAAGATAAGCATGTGCGCATGTATACGTGCGGGCCCACTGTCTATAATTTTGCCCATATCGGCAACTTCCGCACCTATGTCTTCGAAGACCTTTTGCGGCGCACAATTAAATTCTTCGGATTTGCCATGACGCAGGTCATGAATTTGACGGATGTGGATGATAAAACAATCAAGGGAGCGATTGCTAAAGGCATCACGTTGGACGAGTATACTCAGCCTTATAAAGAAGCTTTTTTCGAGGATTTAAAAACGCTCAATATCGAGCCTGCCGAATACTATCCCGCTGCAACGGATTTTATTCCCGACATGATCCGCATGGTTCAAATTCTGCTTAATAAAGGGATTGCCTACCGTGGAGGCGATGGAAGCATTTACTATGCGATCAATAAATTTCCCCGCTATGGCTGCCTATCCCATCTCCATTTAGAGGACTTACAAGCCGGCGCTTCCGAACGGGTGGCTGCGGATGAATATGAAAAGGATCACGTGGCCGACTTTGTATTGTGGAAAAGCTATGATCCTGAAAGAGACGGACAGATCTTCTGGGACAGTCCTTTTGGGCTGGGGAGGCCCGGCTGGCATTTGGAGTGCTCGGCAATGGCCATGAAGCTGCTCGGCGAGACCATCGACATCCATGTGGGGGGGATTGACAATATGTTTCCCCATCATGAAAATGAAATTGCACAGTCAGAAGCTTGCTCCGGGGAAATCTTTGCCAAGCTTTGGATGCATTCCGAACACCTGGTTGTCGACAATAAGAAGATGTCGAAAAGCCTAGGCAACTTTTATACGTTAAGAGACTTACTCAATAAAGGTTTTACGGGAATACAAGTGCGCTATTTGCTTCTCCAGACGCACTATAAAACTCAGCTGAACTTTACTTTTCAAGGATTGGAATCTGTCAAAAGCAGCCTGCAGAGGCTGAATGATTTTATTCAAAGGCTGTATGAAATAGAAGGAAATACTCCGGGAGGCCGTATGGAGGCGCTCATTCGGGAGGCCTTAAGAGTATTTGCGGAATCATTGGCAGATGATCTTAACATTTCGGCTGCTTTGGCAGCTATCTTTGATTTTGTCCGCGAAGTTAATGGCCTTTGCGATGCCGGGCAGGTCAGCCGGGTAGAGGCAGATCAGGCATTAGCCTTGATGAAGAGATTTAACGATGTGCTTGGCGTCCTGTCTTTTGAAAAAAGGGAAGAAGAGATTCCTGCCGACCTGCAAGAGGCTTTCTCAAGACGCTTGCAAGCGCGGGCAGAGAAGAACTGGAAATTGGCTGACGAGCTGCGCGATTTCATTCATCAGCGCGGCTATTTAATCGAAGACACCCCGCATGGCGCGCGGTTAAAGAAAGCTTAA
- the priA gene encoding primosomal protein N', with translation MENFATFASVILDVSVDKTLDYGIPSPMRGQAQCGARVEVPVRGHLRTGYILDIKDTSSFSHVKPINRILSDIPLISKDLFELALWVSRYYCAPLRNIFRMILPPGVRKGMAHKEQLFVMRGKTREELRQLCTELRSKKPAQAIILEAMLKVKKGILLSKLLEETKGSRSTVNTLAKQGLLIVDTVKIDRSPLVNEEYFMTKPKALNADQADALNKIVQSLSAHKFETHLLFGVTGSGKTEVYLQAIDKALSEGKGTIMLVPEISLTAQTIERFRSRFPEKIAILHHRLSQGERRDEWHQIRSGKAKIVIGARSAIFSPVCDLGLIIVDEEHEQSYKQNDLAPCYQARDVAVMRGKLAQCTVVLGSATPSLESYYNAQKGKYTLSVLHQRADIATLPDVTIVDMKKEFDKAKGFTNFSDLLLSGIEKRHKQGEQTILFLNRRGYHTILLCQDCSQTVKCQHCDVPLTFHLGTNLLACHLCGYQLAPPPKDCPACRSPKPLKFRGAGTEQIERALHAIFPSIRTLRVDADTTKHKGSHQKLLRDFGTGKADVLIGTQMIAKGLHFPEVTLVGVLNSDAALNIPDFRASETVFQLITQVAGRSGRGIMRGEVIIQTSLPDNSTIQYAAKQDYAGFYQEEIGIREMFHYPPFIHMAKLTFSGPDAGQTMETAQMMRSKLIACLPAHFEFNPVIPCGYAKVKDLYRYQFLLRGPSMYPLNEALQSVQAASPLPRTINLFVDVNPSSTFF, from the coding sequence ATGGAAAATTTTGCAACTTTTGCCTCTGTGATTTTAGATGTATCGGTCGATAAAACGCTTGATTATGGCATCCCTTCGCCCATGCGCGGCCAAGCGCAGTGCGGAGCGCGCGTTGAAGTACCGGTCAGGGGACATTTGCGGACAGGATATATTTTAGATATTAAAGACACCTCCTCTTTCTCTCATGTTAAACCTATCAACCGGATCCTCTCAGACATTCCTTTAATTTCCAAAGATCTTTTTGAATTGGCGCTTTGGGTTTCCCGCTATTATTGCGCTCCGCTTCGCAATATTTTCCGCATGATCCTTCCGCCCGGCGTCAGGAAGGGAATGGCGCACAAAGAACAGCTTTTTGTCATGCGCGGCAAAACACGGGAGGAATTAAGGCAGCTTTGTACAGAACTGAGGTCAAAAAAGCCTGCGCAGGCAATCATCTTGGAAGCCATGCTAAAAGTTAAAAAGGGAATTCTGCTTTCAAAATTGCTGGAAGAAACAAAAGGCTCGCGCAGCACAGTCAATACGCTGGCCAAGCAAGGCTTATTGATTGTTGATACGGTAAAAATCGACCGCTCCCCTCTTGTCAACGAAGAATACTTTATGACTAAGCCGAAAGCATTGAATGCCGATCAAGCGGATGCATTAAATAAGATTGTACAAAGCCTGTCCGCGCACAAATTTGAAACGCATCTTCTCTTTGGAGTGACAGGAAGCGGCAAGACTGAAGTCTATCTGCAGGCCATCGATAAAGCTTTAAGCGAAGGAAAGGGCACAATCATGCTTGTCCCCGAAATTTCCTTAACAGCTCAGACCATCGAGCGCTTCCGCAGCCGCTTCCCTGAAAAAATTGCTATTTTGCACCACCGCCTCAGCCAAGGAGAGCGCCGGGACGAGTGGCACCAAATTCGCTCAGGCAAAGCGAAAATTGTTATCGGCGCCCGCTCGGCCATTTTCAGCCCAGTTTGCGACCTAGGGCTGATCATCGTTGATGAAGAACATGAACAATCCTATAAACAAAATGATTTAGCTCCTTGCTATCAGGCCCGCGATGTTGCCGTCATGCGCGGCAAGCTGGCCCAATGCACGGTCGTTTTAGGCAGTGCCACTCCAAGCTTGGAAAGCTACTATAATGCCCAAAAAGGAAAGTACACCTTGAGCGTGCTCCATCAGCGCGCCGATATAGCTACCCTTCCCGATGTCACAATTGTGGACATGAAAAAAGAATTCGACAAAGCCAAAGGATTTACCAACTTCTCGGACCTCTTGCTAAGTGGAATTGAAAAGCGGCATAAACAAGGAGAGCAAACCATTCTCTTTCTCAACCGGAGAGGCTATCACACCATTTTGTTATGCCAAGACTGCTCCCAAACAGTTAAATGCCAGCATTGCGATGTTCCGCTTACCTTTCATTTGGGAACTAACCTGCTCGCTTGCCATCTTTGCGGCTATCAACTTGCCCCTCCGCCTAAAGATTGCCCAGCCTGCCGCAGCCCAAAGCCTTTAAAGTTCCGCGGCGCCGGTACCGAACAAATTGAAAGGGCCTTGCATGCGATCTTCCCTTCTATCCGCACACTGCGAGTCGATGCCGATACAACTAAGCACAAGGGAAGCCATCAAAAGCTTTTGCGTGATTTCGGAACAGGAAAAGCCGATGTCCTTATCGGCACGCAAATGATTGCCAAAGGACTGCATTTTCCAGAAGTCACGTTAGTGGGCGTTCTCAATAGCGATGCCGCTTTGAATATTCCCGATTTTCGGGCCTCTGAGACAGTTTTCCAACTGATTACGCAAGTCGCAGGGCGATCGGGACGAGGCATTATGCGCGGGGAGGTTATTATTCAAACCTCCTTACCGGATAATTCGACAATTCAATATGCTGCCAAGCAGGACTATGCGGGATTCTACCAAGAAGAAATTGGAATAAGAGAAATGTTCCACTATCCTCCCTTTATTCATATGGCAAAGCTCACCTTCAGCGGCCCGGATGCAGGACAGACCATGGAAACCGCGCAAATGATGCGCAGCAAGCTTATCGCCTGCTTGCCTGCCCATTTTGAATTTAATCCCGTCATTCCTTGCGGCTATGCGAAAGTCAAAGACTTATACCGTTATCAATTCTTGCTTCGCGGCCCTTCCATGTATCCGCTAAATGAAGCGCTTCAATCCGTTCAAGCAGCCTCTCCCTTGCCAAGGACCATCAACCTTTTTGTCGATGTCAATCCGTCCTCTACTTTTTTTTAA